CGCAGAGCGGCAAGCCAACCGGCCTCTCCATCCTCGTGAGCCTTGCCCAGCGGCTCAAGCCCCGCGACTGCAAACGAATAATCACCAGAATGATTCATTGACATGTCGCAACATTACGACATATATTAGTAGTAGCCACCGAGGAGATGAAATGACAGCAGCCAAAAAACAAACGAAGCCGCGCGGCAGCGTGCAAGATTTTTCTGCGGCAGCGGAATGCTTGAAGACCCTCGCCCATCCGGTTCGCCTGCGGATTGTGCAGATGTTATTGCATGGCCGTTATACCGTGGGCGAATTGGCTGCGGATTGCGAAATCCCCGACAACGTCGGTTCGGAA
Above is a genomic segment from Rosistilla ulvae containing:
- a CDS encoding ArsR/SmtB family transcription factor: MTAAKKQTKPRGSVQDFSAAAECLKTLAHPVRLRIVQMLLHGRYTVGELAADCEIPDNVGSEHLRLLQRCGFLDSQREGRRVYYSVAEPHLSQLMACIEGRFLSE